Proteins encoded within one genomic window of Carboxydocella sporoproducens DSM 16521:
- a CDS encoding Asp23/Gls24 family envelope stress response protein codes for MLGKIQISEDVIAVIAGNAAMECYGLVGMASRKITDGLAELFRGDQAHKGVYVTRTDEQEVSIDLYIIVQYGVKISEVAHNIQERVKYLVENTTGLRVAQVNVTVQGVRLQES; via the coding sequence ATGCTGGGAAAAATTCAGATCAGTGAAGATGTGATTGCTGTTATAGCTGGCAATGCAGCCATGGAATGTTATGGACTGGTTGGGATGGCTTCTCGCAAGATAACTGACGGCCTGGCCGAACTTTTTCGCGGCGACCAGGCTCACAAGGGCGTGTATGTCACCCGCACTGATGAACAGGAAGTATCCATTGACCTCTACATTATCGTCCAGTATGGGGTAAAGATTTCCGAGGTTGCCCATAATATTCAGGAAAGGGTCAAGTATCTGGTGGAAAACACCACCGGGCTGCGGGTAGCCCAGGTAAATGTTACAGTCCAGGGAGTACGTTTGCAGGAAAGTTAA
- a CDS encoding DUF1858 domain-containing protein has translation MITRDMSIFETIARYPQTREIFKKYGMHCLECMGATAESIAAGAKMHGVDLEKLLAELNQIVSSN, from the coding sequence GTGATTACCAGAGATATGTCCATTTTTGAGACGATAGCCCGCTATCCGCAAACCAGAGAGATTTTTAAAAAGTATGGAATGCACTGTCTTGAATGTATGGGTGCTACTGCAGAATCCATTGCGGCCGGGGCGAAGATGCATGGTGTTGATTTAGAAAAACTGCTGGCTGAACTGAACCAGATTGTTAGCAGTAATTAA
- the rpmB gene encoding 50S ribosomal protein L28, which translates to MAKCAVCGKGQVVGIQLSHSHIRTKRTWSPNLQRVKALVNGTPRRIMVCTRCLRSGKVQRAI; encoded by the coding sequence ATGGCAAAGTGTGCAGTTTGCGGTAAAGGTCAAGTGGTAGGCATCCAGCTCAGCCACTCTCACATCCGGACCAAGCGGACCTGGTCTCCCAACCTGCAGCGGGTAAAAGCTCTGGTCAATGGCACTCCCAGGCGGATCATGGTTTGCACCCGGTGCCTGCGTTCCGGCAAGGTCCAGCGGGCCATCTAA
- the hslO gene encoding Hsp33 family molecular chaperone HslO, translating to MQNELIRGIAAGGQIRALALTATRAVEEARQRHDTWPTATAALGRCLMAVALLGATLKNEETVTLRIFGDGPIGGIITQADAEGNLRGYVQEPHVDLPPKGPGKLDVGRAVGQGQLYFTRDLGLKEPYTGTSPLVSGEIAEDLTHYFAKSEQIPSVVALGVLVAPEGHVQAAGGFLLQLMPGATEEVINALEANLAQLPPVSSQVAEGARAEDLLQQALQGFDFQILERKEVRFACRCSRERMSGILLALGWKELAEMAAEGGAELRCHFCNEKYHFSKAELEQLMFELNKREEK from the coding sequence ATGCAAAATGAGTTGATCCGGGGGATAGCTGCCGGGGGGCAAATCCGGGCTCTGGCCCTGACGGCAACCCGGGCTGTGGAAGAAGCACGACAAAGGCATGATACCTGGCCTACTGCTACTGCGGCTCTGGGCCGCTGTCTGATGGCAGTGGCGCTCTTGGGAGCGACTTTGAAAAATGAGGAAACCGTCACCTTGCGTATTTTTGGTGATGGCCCCATTGGTGGGATTATTACTCAGGCAGATGCTGAAGGCAATTTGCGGGGCTATGTCCAGGAGCCTCATGTGGATTTACCGCCCAAAGGTCCCGGAAAACTGGATGTAGGCCGGGCGGTGGGACAGGGCCAGCTCTACTTTACCCGTGACCTGGGCCTGAAAGAGCCCTATACCGGGACTTCCCCTCTGGTATCAGGGGAGATTGCCGAGGATCTGACCCATTATTTTGCCAAATCGGAACAGATCCCCTCTGTCGTGGCGCTGGGGGTACTGGTGGCTCCAGAGGGCCATGTGCAGGCTGCTGGTGGTTTTCTCCTGCAGCTGATGCCTGGTGCGACCGAGGAGGTTATCAACGCTCTGGAGGCCAATTTGGCCCAGCTCCCACCGGTTTCCTCCCAGGTAGCCGAAGGAGCAAGGGCGGAGGACTTGTTGCAACAGGCTTTACAGGGCTTTGATTTTCAGATCCTGGAACGCAAGGAAGTGCGCTTTGCCTGCCGCTGTTCCAGAGAAAGAATGAGTGGCATTTTGCTTGCGCTGGGCTGGAAAGAGCTAGCAGAAATGGCTGCCGAGGGTGGGGCAGAATTGCGCTGCCATTTTTGCAATGAAAAGTATCATTTCAGCAAGGCAGAGCTGGAGCAGCTGATGTTTGAATTGAATAAAAGGGAGGAAAAATAA